A single region of the Halobacterium wangiae genome encodes:
- a CDS encoding Ig-like domain-containing protein — MCVGEELRLEFVGAVAERLEEGLQVVRGVEARPVGRDLAGDGGAQRRESERALVLLGQLFVLQGADRPAATTPFVVQPGANQTLTVTFAPAAPGPHVATVELAHNDSDASPSVVGLAGNAVDTTAPAVTIDTVEGSAVNGTTVYANDTVVVDGTAGDQYGTVDSVVVDLESTSVRYVHSTTANYDSGTGEWSADVDLSTLVDDGTYRVTVRARDDSGNENATTATESLVVDREPPGLATVLSRVNATFARVNVTADEPLQDDTLDVTVDRPDGSSVTVPLARADGRWNGTFELVGTPGQYEARATALDEAGNRGTADATAVFETASTDENNTITVKVEPSNLFVRFTTNQSVNDTFVTMTASNRPLAPLVRGNAGVNFIDAILGPELTANLSYATIGIPVDEAGLPGGSTVDDVTIRYFNETAHQWEDVPTTVETVTLRDGTTGEYWVANVSHFSTYGAVAVDTTAPTVTSLTPTPGHEFPAGTTSTTLEIDYADALSGVDTSAVSLTYDGVDVTDDSATSVTSTGVTYTPTGLANGSSYTLAVTVEDYAGNSHTETLSFDVADPAVSQPPSNPGTSDPSPPTSSPPATPTPPVDPPETERPAPAVDVSPRLDGGFDATVTDARANERVTFAVPAGAVASDGVSLDALDVTAAVDGDLAFQVTGSRDRPTGSRAFDEAAGVPLVFLNVSHPTVSDDQIANATFHLTVSRDRLADGTSPSDLVLYRDHGGAWTALETRVVESTTDAVVLEVASPGLSVFALAARQPTTTAQPTTVDSTTTTTAPTTTPSNQETGVDSGSSGTTVTVFLGLLAVLSLLAVAFHRRRS; from the coding sequence GTGTGCGTCGGCGAAGAACTCCGTCTGGAGTTCGTCGGCGCGGTCGCCGAGCGTCTCGAGGAGGGGCTGCAGGTGGTCCGCGGCGTGGAGGCGCGTCCGGTAGGTCGTGACCTCGCGGGCGACGGTGGCGCCCAGCGGCGTGAGTCGGAACGAGCCCTCGTGCTGCTCGGCCAGCTCTTCGTCCTCCAGGGTGCGGATCGTCCGGCTGCGACGACGCCGTTCGTCGTCCAGCCGGGGGCGAACCAGACGCTGACGGTCACGTTCGCGCCAGCCGCGCCCGGACCACACGTCGCCACCGTCGAACTCGCACACAACGACTCCGACGCGTCGCCCAGCGTCGTCGGACTCGCCGGTAACGCCGTCGACACCACCGCACCAGCGGTCACCATCGACACCGTCGAGGGGTCCGCAGTGAACGGGACGACCGTCTACGCGAACGACACGGTCGTCGTCGACGGCACCGCTGGGGACCAGTACGGCACCGTCGATTCGGTCGTCGTCGACCTCGAGTCCACGTCCGTCCGGTACGTCCACTCGACGACCGCGAACTACGACTCGGGGACGGGCGAGTGGTCGGCCGACGTCGACCTCTCGACGCTCGTCGACGACGGCACGTACCGCGTCACCGTCCGGGCACGCGACGACAGCGGGAACGAGAACGCGACCACGGCGACGGAGAGCCTCGTCGTCGACCGGGAGCCGCCGGGGCTCGCGACGGTCCTCTCGCGGGTCAACGCGACGTTCGCCCGCGTCAACGTCACGGCGGACGAACCGCTCCAGGACGACACCCTCGACGTCACCGTCGACCGACCCGACGGCAGCAGCGTGACGGTCCCGCTCGCCCGGGCCGACGGGCGCTGGAACGGCACGTTCGAACTGGTCGGCACCCCCGGGCAGTACGAGGCCCGGGCGACCGCGCTCGACGAGGCCGGGAACCGCGGCACCGCGGACGCCACGGCGGTGTTCGAGACCGCGAGCACGGACGAGAACAACACGATCACGGTGAAGGTCGAACCGTCGAACCTCTTCGTCCGGTTCACCACGAACCAGTCGGTCAACGACACGTTCGTGACGATGACCGCGAGCAACCGCCCGCTCGCACCGCTCGTCCGCGGCAACGCTGGCGTGAACTTCATCGACGCCATCCTCGGTCCGGAACTCACGGCGAACCTCAGCTACGCCACCATCGGCATCCCGGTCGACGAAGCCGGGTTACCCGGCGGCAGCACCGTCGACGACGTGACCATCCGGTACTTCAACGAGACCGCCCACCAGTGGGAGGACGTCCCGACGACCGTCGAGACGGTGACGCTCCGGGACGGCACCACCGGCGAGTACTGGGTCGCGAACGTCTCGCACTTCTCGACCTACGGCGCCGTCGCCGTCGACACGACCGCGCCCACCGTCACGAGCCTGACCCCGACTCCCGGCCACGAGTTCCCGGCGGGCACGACCTCGACGACGCTCGAGATCGACTACGCGGACGCGCTGAGTGGCGTCGACACGAGCGCGGTCAGCCTGACCTACGACGGCGTCGACGTCACCGACGACAGCGCCACCAGCGTCACGAGTACGGGTGTGACGTACACCCCGACGGGGCTCGCGAACGGGTCGAGTTACACGCTGGCGGTGACCGTCGAGGACTACGCCGGGAACAGCCACACAGAGACGCTGTCGTTCGACGTGGCGGACCCGGCCGTCAGCCAGCCACCGTCGAACCCGGGGACCAGCGACCCGTCGCCGCCGACGAGTTCGCCACCGGCCACGCCCACGCCGCCAGTCGACCCACCGGAGACGGAGCGGCCGGCGCCGGCCGTCGACGTCTCGCCGCGGCTCGACGGCGGCTTCGACGCCACCGTCACGGACGCCCGGGCGAACGAGCGCGTTACGTTCGCGGTGCCAGCCGGAGCCGTCGCGTCCGACGGCGTCTCGCTCGACGCGCTCGACGTGACCGCGGCGGTCGACGGCGACCTCGCGTTCCAGGTCACGGGCAGTCGCGACCGGCCCACCGGGAGCCGAGCGTTCGACGAGGCGGCAGGAGTCCCGCTGGTCTTCCTGAACGTCTCCCACCCGACCGTCTCCGACGACCAGATCGCGAACGCGACGTTCCACCTCACCGTCTCGCGGGACCGCCTCGCCGACGGCACGTCGCCCTCTGACCTCGTGCTCTACCGCGACCACGGTGGTGCGTGGACCGCCCTGGAGACGCGAGTCGTCGAGAGCACGACCGACGCGGTCGTCCTCGAGGTCGCGTCGCCCGGACTGTCGGTGTTCGCGCTCGCCGCGCGCCAGCCGACCACGACGGCGCAGCCGACGACCGTCGACTCGACGACCACGACGACTGCGCCGACCACCACCCCGTCGAACCAGGAGACGGGCGTCGATTCGGGTTCGTCGGGGACGACGGTCACCGTCTTCCTCGGGTTGCTCGCCGTCCTCTCGCTGCTCGCGGTGGCGTTCCACCGCCGGCGGTCCTGA
- a CDS encoding TIGR00341 family protein codes for MRLVQFPVPSGERESVLSFLEDSEFDYTLVEEASDRDYEAMLFVPVSTADTTQLMDGLRDLGIQERGFVAVGDLETLASYRYEGSDESTGVADESADDTRIAQEELLSRAQEMTDTGPSYLVLIALSAVVATAGLLTDSAAVIVGSMVIAPLLGPAIGASVGRMIHEPQLFRRGIRAQFLGVGLAIASALAFALVVRYTIGSGIEIQTHEQIAQRMNPGALSIVIALASGIAGALAFTTGTSAVLVGVMIAAALIPPAAAVGVGAAFANPVLAVSTTILVLVNVLCINLACMAVLWIRGYRPKRYREERLARSGAIMQVGVLLVCVLVLSSFLVATTIDATQNAAFEEDVERAVEANSGTILSQSVSYETNLFSRTPTSVTVTVTEDSSLTATRLQQEIHEETGNEVSVTVLREEASVAERD; via the coding sequence ATGCGGCTCGTACAGTTTCCAGTCCCCAGCGGTGAGCGCGAATCTGTCCTCTCGTTCCTGGAGGACTCGGAGTTCGACTACACGCTCGTCGAGGAGGCGTCGGACCGGGATTACGAGGCGATGCTGTTCGTCCCGGTCTCGACGGCGGACACGACCCAGCTGATGGACGGACTCCGCGACCTCGGCATCCAGGAGCGGGGGTTCGTCGCCGTCGGCGACCTCGAGACGCTCGCCTCCTACCGGTACGAGGGAAGTGACGAGTCCACTGGCGTCGCCGACGAGTCGGCGGACGACACTCGCATCGCCCAGGAGGAGTTGCTCTCCCGGGCCCAGGAGATGACCGACACCGGCCCGAGCTATCTCGTCCTGATCGCTCTCAGCGCCGTCGTCGCCACGGCGGGACTGCTGACCGACAGCGCGGCGGTCATCGTCGGGTCGATGGTCATCGCGCCGCTGCTCGGACCCGCCATCGGCGCGAGCGTCGGGCGGATGATACACGAACCCCAGCTGTTCCGCAGGGGCATCCGCGCGCAGTTCCTCGGGGTCGGCCTCGCGATCGCCAGCGCGCTGGCGTTCGCGCTCGTGGTCCGCTACACCATCGGGAGCGGCATCGAGATACAGACACACGAGCAGATCGCCCAGCGGATGAACCCCGGTGCGCTCTCCATCGTCATCGCGCTCGCCTCGGGGATCGCGGGCGCACTGGCGTTCACCACTGGCACGAGCGCCGTCCTGGTCGGCGTGATGATCGCCGCGGCGCTCATCCCTCCGGCCGCCGCCGTCGGTGTCGGGGCCGCCTTCGCCAACCCCGTGCTCGCGGTGAGCACGACCATCCTCGTCCTCGTCAACGTCCTCTGCATCAACCTCGCGTGCATGGCCGTCCTGTGGATCCGGGGCTATCGACCCAAGCGGTACCGCGAGGAGCGACTCGCCCGGAGCGGGGCGATCATGCAGGTCGGCGTCCTGCTCGTCTGCGTGCTCGTCCTCTCGTCGTTCCTCGTCGCGACCACCATCGACGCGACCCAGAACGCCGCCTTCGAGGAGGACGTCGAGCGCGCGGTGGAGGCCAACAGTGGAACGATCCTCTCCCAGTCGGTGTCCTACGAGACCAACCTCTTCTCGCGGACGCCGACGAGCGTGACCGTCACCGTCACCGAGGACTCGTCGTTGACAGCGACGCGACTCCAGCAAGAGATCCACGAGGAGACGGGCAACGAGGTGTCCGTCACCGTCCTCAGGGAGGAGGCGTCGGTCGCCGAACGCGACTAA